The genomic stretch TAGTGTTTGTCCTGAGCATGGATACATTAAAGGAGAGCACTTTACCTGTCCCTGTTCAGTAAGTGATGCAAACACGCATGAAGTAAAGGATGGAAAATCCTCGGTTACTCTGGAGGTGAGAGTATGAGATGCAACAAGAAAACAGAAGTCTACAGCAGGATTGTCGGTTATTTTCGTCCAGTCGAAAACTGGAACATTGGAAAAAAACAAGAATTTACCGATCGTGTTGAATACACAGAACCTGCGAGCTTAAAGCATGCAACCCTCCTGGAGCATTAGTCCTGCTTGTCCGGCTTATGATAGTCATTTACCGACTGGTGTGCCCTCCGTAGGGAAGTATCCTCCGCTCAAAGGACTTCAGAAGACAACACTGATAGACTACCCGGGGATGATTGCCTGTACGGTCTTTTTGGGTGGGTGCAACTTCAGGTGTGGTTATTGCTATAATTCCGATTTGGTATTACGTTCGTTACATCTACCGACTCTTTCTCCCGAAGATTTTTTTTCTTTTCTCACGAAGAGAAAAACATACCTTGAAGGGGTTTGCATTACCGGTGGCGAACCAACCCTCTATGGAGCTTCTCTGGTGACATTTTGTCAAAAGATCAAAGAGCTTGGTTTTCTGATAAAGCTCGATACCAATGGTACCAATACTGCTTTGCTCAAGGAACTTCTTGCCCAAGATCTTATAGATTATATTGCCATGGACATCAAGGCTTCGCTCGACAGGTATGAGCAGGTTGCAGGTGTAGCTGTTGATACCCATGCACTTCAGGAAAGCATTTCCATTATCATGCATACAACCACGTATGAATTTCGGACCACTGTGGTGCCTGATGTCATAAATGCAGAGGTCATCCATGGGATTGGGAAGTTAATTAACGGAGCAAAGCAGCATTTCATCCAACAGTTTCGACCGGATGGAAAGACCATTGATCCTCGCTATCAGCAACTACAGCCGCTTT from Candidatus Woesearchaeota archaeon encodes the following:
- a CDS encoding anaerobic ribonucleoside-triphosphate reductase activating protein; translated protein: MQPSWSISPACPAYDSHLPTGVPSVGKYPPLKGLQKTTLIDYPGMIACTVFLGGCNFRCGYCYNSDLVLRSLHLPTLSPEDFFSFLTKRKTYLEGVCITGGEPTLYGASLVTFCQKIKELGFLIKLDTNGTNTALLKELLAQDLIDYIAMDIKASLDRYEQVAGVAVDTHALQESISIIMHTTTYEFRTTVVPDVINAEVIHGIGKLINGAKQHFIQQFRPDGKTIDPRYQQLQPLSLETLKTFQTILQGYVTNVGIRA